AtgcactgagtgtgtgggcaggGGAGTGTAGGAAGTGTTTGGTTTCTGACCTTTTCGATGATCGTAATTTATGTGTTTAAAATCTGACCCATGATGAAATTCTTGAGCATTAAAAAATCTGTTTTGgtcacagaagaatctttttcacccagtatGTAACTGAACCAATTATTACTTCATGATGGACAATGAAAAATTGGAAATGGTTTGCATGTTGATATCCAAAAGAGAAAGCTGGCATTTAAATAGTACCTTTTACAGTCTCAGACTATATCAAAGCACTGCTCGTCAATCAATTATTttaattgtagtcactgttggaaaAGATAGCATTCAATTTGTGCGCAGCAAGCTCCAACAAACAGCATTGGGATAAGCGAATCtgtttttggtgatgttgattgagggatggatatcaaagaacaaagaacagtacagcacaggaaacaggcccttcggccctccaagcctgtgccgctccttggtccaactagaccaatcgtttgtatccctccattcccaggctgctcatgtgactatccaggtaagtcttaaatgatgtcagtgtgtctgcctccaccaccctacttggcagcgcattccaggcccccaccaccctctgtgtaaaaaacatccctctaatatctgagttatacttcacccctctcaccttgagcccgtgacccctcgtgatcgtcacttctgatctgggaaaaagcttcccaccgttcaccctatctatccccttcataatcttgtatacctctattagatctcccctcattctccgtctttccagggagaacaaccccagtttacccaatctctcctcatagctaagaccctccataccaggcaacatcctggtaaaccgtctctgctctctctctaatgcctccacgtccttcaggtagtgcggcgaccagaactggacgcagtactccaagtgtggcctaaccagtgttctatacagctgcatcatcagactccagcttttatactctataccccgtcctataaaggcaagcataccatatgccttcttcaccaccttctccacctgtgttgccaccttcaaggatttgtggacttgcacacctaggtccctctgtgtttctatactcctgatgactctgccatttattgtataactcctccctacattatttcttccaaaatgcatcacttcgcatttatctggattaaattccatctgccacctctccacccaattttccagcctacctatatcctgctgtattgcccgacaatgctcatcgctatccgcaagtccagccatcttcgtgtcatccgcaaacttgctgataacaccagttacaccttcttccaaatcatttatatatatcacaaatagcagaggtcccagtaaagagctctgcggaacatcactggtcacagacctccagccggaaaaagacccttcgaccacagtGTTCCCAACACCATTCTCTCCCCCCAACTGCTTTTCAAAAAGTTCCTTCTGAGCTGGTAGATTAAGCAACAATCCTCCAAAAAggggtgtcagcctagatttggtGTTGACCTAGATTTTGGAAGCtaaactgagaccccattcgGCCTCTCGAGTGGATGTAAAGGTTCCTGCAGCATTGTTCAACGACTGAGGGAGTCCTCCCTGATGTCCTCGTCGATGACAATCCCTCGACCGTGATaaatgtgggatcctgctgtgcttaGGTTAGCGGACTCCTTTCCCACATTAAAGGGGATGACGATTTAAGGGTACTTATCTCCTGTGACTGGGGAAGGGCAGTGCAAATTCAAGTCTTTCTCTACCCAAAACATTATTTTGTGAAACTGATCTTCTCTAAGTACAGAATCTCAAATAAATAATGTCTAAATCGGGAGGAAGGTAATCACAAAGCACATTCAGCTGATGAAGTGATCTTTTCATTCCTTTGTGACGTTCAGACTGAATTTCCACTTTCCATTGAGAGACTGAAACTGGAGCTCTTCCGGATAAACACCTACAGCCATAACTGGGGGAAGTGGGCAGTCCCCAACAACACAAACAGGTTTATCAAGATGGAAAATCCGATCTATTCAAATAAATTACTTCCTCTCTTCAGTTTTACTGCGtaatggtttttttaaaaaataaaagcccacGGTGCTGATGTATAAATTTCAGAATGAAGCTGTTCTGACACTGAGTGAGCAGTGAGAGGAAGAGGAACACTCGCTATGGGTCAGGAACACCCAGATTCCAAGAGTTTCGTCTACTTTTTGCTGAAGGATTATTTCAAGTTTGCGCTCGAAGGCTCGCAGTCGGTCCCCGCAACCAACAGCGTGGCTCAAACACTGCGCAAGGCCGGCTCCTTCTTACAGGGAACCAGGAACCAGGAATTGGAGCTCTGCATCAACAAACTCAACATCGCTTCAATAGAACAGGCCAAGCAAGCGCTCCCCATTCTCATCAGCGAGGTATACTCGGATGGCACTGACAACTGGGGCAGACTGGTGACTCTGTACACTTTCTGCGGAGTGTTAGTCAGGCACCTGAGGAGCAAAGACATTCCTGAGGAAGAGCTGGTGGAGGGGATAGCACAGTGCGTGGCCCAGCACACTTGGACCCACAAAGCTGCCTGGATCAGGGAGAACGGTGGCTGGGTAAGGAAATTTACACTTATCCAAAGCAGATTACCTTTATTGCCATTCTTTGCAGGTTgcatggatgtttgtggatgaagCAATCTTTTTTAAAGGAGATCACTCATCACCATTTAGATTCCAATATTTGGCAAAGATTTGCAAAATAATTACATAGGATTAGCAGTAGGATTTAATTTGTCACGGTAATTCCTAATGAGTTATTTACTCAAATCTTATATAGTAGCACCAATGAAGATACTACTTtcacaccaccgcccccccttcccccctcccgcctccaccgCGCCCCCATTAACAATGTACCAAGAGAGCGAACAGCCCGAGAGCATCAGATATATCCAAatgggggcagtaattggctccCCTTAATTCACTCTGGCAGAAACAAATCCTGTTCTCCCACCACTTCACTTGAATGATTGTAAGGTTCTTACAACCCATCCATTCAAAATGGTCACTGTGTGTATGGCAAAGATATACTGCTTCTCACCAACTTCAGTTTACAATCCCTTGTTCTCATGTTTGTCTTACCTTGTAGTGGTGCTCTGGTCTTAACATATCTGTGCCATTTATTATCATATACACCTCTTTGATCCCCTCTTTGCTGCCCTTTCAAGGCATAGTTTCTCCTTGGTATGTTGAACTCAGGCCACTAGGTGTTTCTCCCCTTTCAGATTGTGTGTGTCTAGAATGGCAGACCTCTGTCCCTGCTCCCACCTCAATTCCTCCCATTGGAACAAACTATTCCATGGAATATTCTCTTAGAAACACACCCAAAGAAAATGGAGATATTTGTTAGAAGTCGGAAGACATTCCCCAGCCAAGAACTTCCTTGAAATTGTAGTGAAAATACTTTAacataaaacatttttaaacCAAACTCAAATGTTGCCACCCTCTAATCTTCCTGATTTATATCTTAGCAAATAGAATGAGCAAATTTTCTATCAACTTCAGTGTTTTAATAATTCACTATTAATTACTGTATTCAAAAAGAATTCTCACTAAAGGAATTCTGCTCATTTTGATGGTCAGGCGGGTTTGTAAGAATCTGCatcctttgatttttttaaaaatccaatcagaAATCTCTATCATCAATATAAAATTTATATTAAAAATAGTAGCAATCTTTGTGAAATGAACAAAATAAATATATCAAAGCATTGCCGTGAGGTCATCCAGCATCAACTCCCACCAGTGCAAGGCAAGTGATGCAGTTTGCAATTGAAAATTTTGTTGAGTCCCTATTCTTATTCCGTGTAGATCAGTAAGTTTAGCTGATTGAACTCCAGTGGTGTATCTACACATGATGGCCACCCAGTGAGTTTTAGATCTTGCTGTCCTTTGGATACGTTCTCTAGGATTAGGTGATTGGATTACACTGCTGTGAGAGTGAACACACTCTATATTAGGCAAACAATTGCTCTGCTCAAGGGACTCTTAGACATAACGATAGATTTTTGCACATCAGTTAACTGGATAATTAACAGAAATTCACCATGCTCTAAAATTGGCTCAGGTTctgctatttctttcttgattGCTTCAAGAAGATGTTACACTACGTTTTGTTGCTTAGGCAATAATGTGCAGTTAGCTGACTCCTTACTCCGCTCCTGATGGGAATCTGTGTAATGATCCTGCAGCAACAAATTGAGCTAATACATGCAGAGATTGCCCGAAGCAACAggcaaaatcatagaaaccctacagtgcagaaggaggccactcggcccatcgagtctgcaccgaccacaatcccacccaggccccaccccca
This DNA window, taken from Mustelus asterias chromosome 24, sMusAst1.hap1.1, whole genome shotgun sequence, encodes the following:
- the LOC144511321 gene encoding bcl-2-related protein A1-like, which encodes MGQEHPDSKSFVYFLLKDYFKFALEGSQSVPATNSVAQTLRKAGSFLQGTRNQELELCINKLNIASIEQAKQALPILISEVYSDGTDNWGRLVTLYTFCGVLVRHLRSKDIPEEELVEGIAQCVAQHTWTHKAAWIRENGGWEKGFVEYFQPNSPGFVEYSQQKSSRFSYAKIAAITGIVAAFSFVIYQH